A part of Haemorhous mexicanus isolate bHaeMex1 chromosome 25, bHaeMex1.pri, whole genome shotgun sequence genomic DNA contains:
- the CSF1 gene encoding macrophage colony-stimulating factor 1 isoform X1: MPRLGAKVCLLRCSLLPCLLLLLLRIHETEQNSYCQQIITEGHLAELEELADTQMQHPGRVSFKFIDKMQLNDSVCYVKAAFPLMGKILERIEFKENSSNAQKMKTVRKMYKRIDDSVDPCIREEDDEERMLSQMCFKEFTTSPYEMLVLVKDFFQDIKRLLQEQETFEKDCSRVYRRVCPGPKKAGSSPGVGTDPDCNCLSPALPSATQPSLSAATGRDMAPASTRVPSSLLHATLADLEAPSQPPSSTDGGSGTEEVLAAGLGDTALALAPGMKQTAPGSSAEALQDPAGMLSLALGDIPVLRGDGELVEWRTGHLPQDPGQQWGGSILPDQPGGLRTTPPTASPSAGSTGGAARIRPAAEPVTQLRFSRMAPELRAPGSPRDRARAWGWGLSRLRGPEDGGGAGPSFDSGFVLGAEQRRKEPPAREGRQEPLIYITVASVVAVLLATGGLLFYKYKSRVLERPLEDGGCDPEEPERRALQEARECSELETQDL, translated from the exons ATGCCCCGCCTCGGAGCCAAG GTGTGCCTGCTCCGCTGCTCCCTGCTGCCgtgcctccttctcctcctgctccgcATCCATGAGACGGAGCAGAACAGCTACTGCCAGCAGATCATCACGGAGGGGCACCTGGccgagctggaggagctg GCTGACACCCAAATGCAGCACCCGGGCAGGGTCTCCTTCAAGTTCATTGACAAGATGCAGTTG AATGACTCCGTCTGCTATGTGAAAGCTGCCTTTCCCCTGATGGGCAAGATCCTGGAGAGAATAGAATTCAAGGAGAACTCAAGCAATGCCCAGAAGATGAAGACGGTGCGCAAGATGTACAAGCGCATCGATGACAGTGTGGACCCCTGCATcagggaggaggatgatgaggagAGAATG CTCTCACAGATGTGCTTCAAGGAGTTCACCACGTCCCCCTACGAGATGCTGGTGCTGGTGAAGGATTTCTTCCAGGACATCAAGCgtctgctgcaggagcaggagactTTTGAGAAGGATTGCAGCCGAGTCTACCGCAGGGTGTGCCCGGGACCCAAGAAGGCTGGATCCTCACCAG GTGTGGGGACAGATCCTGACTGCAAttgcctgtcccctgccctcccttctgccacccagccctccctctctgctgccactgGCAGGGACATGGCACCCGCTAGCACccgggtcccttccagcctcctCCATGCCACCCTCGCTGACTTAGAGGCCCCATCTCAGCCCCCCAGTAGCACGGACGGGGGCTCAGGGACCGAGGAGGTCCTGGCTGCCGGGCTAGGTGACACAGCGCTGGCGTTGGCCCCCGGGATGAAGcagacagctccaggcagcagtgCCGAAGCCCTCCAGGATCCAGCCGGGatgctgagcctggcactgggTGACATCCCCGTCCTTCGCGGGGATGGAGAGCTGGTGGAGTGGCGGACCGGCCACCTGCCGCAAGATCCAGGCCAGCAGTGGGGAGGCTCCATCCTCCCGGACCAGCCCGGCGGGCTCAGGACCACCCCTCCGACAGCATCGCCCAGCGCTGGCTCCACGGGCGGCGCAGCCAGGATCCGTCCCGCGGCCGAGCCCGTCACACAGCTCCGCTTCTCCAGGATGGCCCCGGAGCTGCGAGCCCcgggcagccccagggacagggccagggcgtggggctgggggctcagccgGCTGCGGGGCCCCGAGgacggcggcggggccgggcccagcTTTGACTCTGGCTTTGTTCTGGGCGCAGAGCAGCGCAGGAAGGAGCCGCCCGCCAGGGAGGGCCGCCAGGAGCCCCTCATCTACATTACGGTGGCCAGTGTGGTGGCCGTCCTGCTGGCCACGGGAGGGCTGCTCTTCTACAAGTATAAATCCAGG GTCCTGGAGCGGCCGCTGGAGGATGGAGGCTGTGACCCCGAGGAGCCAGAGAGGAG GGCGCTGCA
- the CSF1 gene encoding macrophage colony-stimulating factor 1 isoform X2 gives MQHPGRVSFKFIDKMQLNDSVCYVKAAFPLMGKILERIEFKENSSNAQKMKTVRKMYKRIDDSVDPCIREEDDEERMLSQMCFKEFTTSPYEMLVLVKDFFQDIKRLLQEQETFEKDCSRVYRRVCPGPKKAGSSPGVGTDPDCNCLSPALPSATQPSLSAATGRDMAPASTRVPSSLLHATLADLEAPSQPPSSTDGGSGTEEVLAAGLGDTALALAPGMKQTAPGSSAEALQDPAGMLSLALGDIPVLRGDGELVEWRTGHLPQDPGQQWGGSILPDQPGGLRTTPPTASPSAGSTGGAARIRPAAEPVTQLRFSRMAPELRAPGSPRDRARAWGWGLSRLRGPEDGGGAGPSFDSGFVLGAEQRRKEPPAREGRQEPLIYITVASVVAVLLATGGLLFYKYKSRVLERPLEDGGCDPEEPERRALQEARECSELETQDL, from the exons ATGCAGCACCCGGGCAGGGTCTCCTTCAAGTTCATTGACAAGATGCAGTTG AATGACTCCGTCTGCTATGTGAAAGCTGCCTTTCCCCTGATGGGCAAGATCCTGGAGAGAATAGAATTCAAGGAGAACTCAAGCAATGCCCAGAAGATGAAGACGGTGCGCAAGATGTACAAGCGCATCGATGACAGTGTGGACCCCTGCATcagggaggaggatgatgaggagAGAATG CTCTCACAGATGTGCTTCAAGGAGTTCACCACGTCCCCCTACGAGATGCTGGTGCTGGTGAAGGATTTCTTCCAGGACATCAAGCgtctgctgcaggagcaggagactTTTGAGAAGGATTGCAGCCGAGTCTACCGCAGGGTGTGCCCGGGACCCAAGAAGGCTGGATCCTCACCAG GTGTGGGGACAGATCCTGACTGCAAttgcctgtcccctgccctcccttctgccacccagccctccctctctgctgccactgGCAGGGACATGGCACCCGCTAGCACccgggtcccttccagcctcctCCATGCCACCCTCGCTGACTTAGAGGCCCCATCTCAGCCCCCCAGTAGCACGGACGGGGGCTCAGGGACCGAGGAGGTCCTGGCTGCCGGGCTAGGTGACACAGCGCTGGCGTTGGCCCCCGGGATGAAGcagacagctccaggcagcagtgCCGAAGCCCTCCAGGATCCAGCCGGGatgctgagcctggcactgggTGACATCCCCGTCCTTCGCGGGGATGGAGAGCTGGTGGAGTGGCGGACCGGCCACCTGCCGCAAGATCCAGGCCAGCAGTGGGGAGGCTCCATCCTCCCGGACCAGCCCGGCGGGCTCAGGACCACCCCTCCGACAGCATCGCCCAGCGCTGGCTCCACGGGCGGCGCAGCCAGGATCCGTCCCGCGGCCGAGCCCGTCACACAGCTCCGCTTCTCCAGGATGGCCCCGGAGCTGCGAGCCCcgggcagccccagggacagggccagggcgtggggctgggggctcagccgGCTGCGGGGCCCCGAGgacggcggcggggccgggcccagcTTTGACTCTGGCTTTGTTCTGGGCGCAGAGCAGCGCAGGAAGGAGCCGCCCGCCAGGGAGGGCCGCCAGGAGCCCCTCATCTACATTACGGTGGCCAGTGTGGTGGCCGTCCTGCTGGCCACGGGAGGGCTGCTCTTCTACAAGTATAAATCCAGG GTCCTGGAGCGGCCGCTGGAGGATGGAGGCTGTGACCCCGAGGAGCCAGAGAGGAG GGCGCTGCA
- the CSF1 gene encoding macrophage colony-stimulating factor 1 isoform X3 gives MPRLGAKVCLLRCSLLPCLLLLLLRIHETEQNSYCQQIITEGHLAELEELADTQMQHPGRVSFKFIDKMQLNDSVCYVKAAFPLMGKILERIEFKENSSNAQKMKTVRKMYKRIDDSVDPCIREEDDEERMLSQMCFKEFTTSPYEMLVLVKDFFQDIKRLLQEQETFEKDCSRVYRRVCPGPKKAGSSPEQRRKEPPAREGRQEPLIYITVASVVAVLLATGGLLFYKYKSRVLERPLEDGGCDPEEPERRALQEARECSELETQDL, from the exons ATGCCCCGCCTCGGAGCCAAG GTGTGCCTGCTCCGCTGCTCCCTGCTGCCgtgcctccttctcctcctgctccgcATCCATGAGACGGAGCAGAACAGCTACTGCCAGCAGATCATCACGGAGGGGCACCTGGccgagctggaggagctg GCTGACACCCAAATGCAGCACCCGGGCAGGGTCTCCTTCAAGTTCATTGACAAGATGCAGTTG AATGACTCCGTCTGCTATGTGAAAGCTGCCTTTCCCCTGATGGGCAAGATCCTGGAGAGAATAGAATTCAAGGAGAACTCAAGCAATGCCCAGAAGATGAAGACGGTGCGCAAGATGTACAAGCGCATCGATGACAGTGTGGACCCCTGCATcagggaggaggatgatgaggagAGAATG CTCTCACAGATGTGCTTCAAGGAGTTCACCACGTCCCCCTACGAGATGCTGGTGCTGGTGAAGGATTTCTTCCAGGACATCAAGCgtctgctgcaggagcaggagactTTTGAGAAGGATTGCAGCCGAGTCTACCGCAGGGTGTGCCCGGGACCCAAGAAGGCTGGATCCTCACCAG AGCAGCGCAGGAAGGAGCCGCCCGCCAGGGAGGGCCGCCAGGAGCCCCTCATCTACATTACGGTGGCCAGTGTGGTGGCCGTCCTGCTGGCCACGGGAGGGCTGCTCTTCTACAAGTATAAATCCAGG GTCCTGGAGCGGCCGCTGGAGGATGGAGGCTGTGACCCCGAGGAGCCAGAGAGGAG GGCGCTGCA